A DNA window from Engystomops pustulosus chromosome 6, aEngPut4.maternal, whole genome shotgun sequence contains the following coding sequences:
- the KCNJ16 gene encoding inward rectifier potassium channel 16 has protein sequence MSRSTDTWKLVNIKEHTWYQHSLVYRKSFQHRFMQKDGSCNVYFKSILGEWESYVVDIFTTLVDMKWRHMLIIFTLSYILTWLLFGFIFWIIAFQHGDLNDMNVSPCVDNVRTFVGAFLFSLETQTTIGYGNRCVTEECSFAIIMVTLQSVFSCIIDTFIIGAAMAKMATARKRAQTVRFSYFALVGVRDEKLCLMWRVGDFRPNHVVEGTVRAQLVRYNEDHEKGIVMDYKDLKLVNDQIILVTPVTVVHIIDQDSPLYTLDRKALAADRFEILVTFVYTGDSTGTSHQSRTSYLPHEILWGFRFNNILEAKKKYYKVDCEQFEEMTEYYAPFCSAKQLDINNMPASPSTSSMANGVSNVPPPRSTINVLSTVESSSSMNNMLSASSTASLSNDLLNIAYPSSLTNGLSTKSRSFTTVSSLDTTDSNCEDPADPDLVLQDNEGSAYQNVFKTLSKMSLES, from the coding sequence ATGAGTCGTTCTACAGATACCTGGAAACTGGTCAACATAAAAGAGCACACGTGGTACCAGCACAGTCTCGTCTACAGGAAATCCTTCCAACATCGCTTCATGCAAAAAGATGGCAGCTGCAATGTCTACTTCAAGAGCATCCTTGGCGAGTGGGAGAGCTATGTGGTGGACATCTTCACCACGCTGGTGGACATGAAGTGGCGTCACATGCTGATCATCTTTACGTTGTCCTATATCTTAACGTGGCTCTTGTTTGGGTTTATCTTTTGGATCATTGCTTTCCAGCATGGAGATCTCAACGACATGAATGTGAGTCCTTGCGTCGACAACGTCCGCACGTTTGTGGGAGCGTTTTTATTCTCTCTTGAAACGCAAACAACCATTGGGTACGGTAACCGCTGCGTCACAGAGGAGTGCTCTTTTGCGATTATAATGGTCACTCTTCAATCAGTATTCAGCTGCATCATTGACACCTTCATAATCGGCGCGGCAATGGCCAAGATGGCGACTGCACGGAAAAGGGCCCAGACTGTGCGTTTCAGTTACTTTGCTCTCGTTGGAGTGCGGGATGAAAAGTTATGCCTCATGTGGCGTGTTGGTGACTTCCGGCCAAACCATGTGGTTGAGGGAACTGTAAGAGCCCAGCTAGTCCGCTATAATGAGGATCACGAGAAGGGGATCGTAATGGACTACAAAGACCTCAAACTCGTCAATGACCAAATCATATTGGTCACTCCGGTCACGGTTGTCCATATCATTGACCAGGACAGTCCTTTATACACTCTAGATCGGAAGGCGTTGGCAGCAGACAGATTTGAGATTTTGGTTACTTTTGTATACACAGGGGATTCCACGGGAACATCTCATCAGTCTCGAACATCCTACTTACCCCATGAAATCCTTTGGGGTTTCAGATTCAACAATATCTTGGAGGCcaagaaaaaatattacaaagttgACTGTGAGCAATTTGAGGAAATGACTGAATATTATGCTCCGTTCTGCAGTGCAAAGCAGCTGGACATCAATAACATGCCTGCAAGTCCTTCCACTAGCTCCATGGCCAATGGTGTATCCAACGTCCCACCACCAAGATCCACAATCAATGTCTTGTCCACTGTTGAATCCAGCAGCTCAATGAATAACATGCTCAGTGCTTCGTCTACGGCCTCCTTGTCCAATGACTTACTCAACATTGCATATCCAAGTTCGTTGACCAACGGCCTCTCCACCAAGTCTCGAAGCTTCACCACCGTGTCATCACTGGATACTACTGATAGCAACTGTGAAGACCCCGCCGATCCTGACCTAGTATTACAAGATAATGAAGGCAGTGCCTACCAAAACGTATTCAAGACTTTGAGCAAAATGTCTTTAGAATCGTAA